One stretch of Sander lucioperca isolate FBNREF2018 chromosome 13, SLUC_FBN_1.2, whole genome shotgun sequence DNA includes these proteins:
- the rad50 gene encoding DNA repair protein RAD50 — MSKIDKMSILGVRSFGIEDKDKQVISFFTPLTVLVGPNGAGKTTIIECLRYATAGELPPGSKGGAFVHDPKDAHETDVRAQIRLLFSDVNGEKVTIHRSMSCTQKAKNYSFKSLEQVITRIKDGEKVSLSSKCGELDREMISSLGVSKPVLNHVIFCHQEESNWPLSEGKALKDKFDSIFAATKYIKALETMRQLRLKQSHTVKECQVELRYLKQNKEKAQQIRETVATKEAQLIASRDSIQQIESQIDPLENRLTDIDMKLGKVMKLDNDIKALDSRKKQMEEDNKELEGTMEQVFQGSDEQLQDIYQNHQRTVREKERRLTDCQKELERAGRECQRLNRVKADLLVEQGRLQLEADRHSQNIKNRDTQVRSLSSYLEMEGYDRPPFTTLQLDSFHRHVTQRLEQEKETASQVMADLQEKEQQKQQSIDEMRDKKTGLERTVELKRDLQGKKQQELRNIRAELQRLEGSSSRLQELENELAKVERELQSAVQSSNVEELKAEVVELQREKAELDHAQRQLDQEMELLNTHTTARTQVDMLKKDKTEKEEQVRKIKSRHSEDLVSLLGHFPNKRELEDWIYAKSKEINNTRDRLAKLNKDLASSEQNKSHIAAEVRKKEQQLVIDEEKFFSVCGSQDLEQDLGKLREDLEKISKQRAMLAGATAVYTQFISQLTEEREPCCPVCQRTFPSESDLQEVISDMQSKLRLVPDKLKNTEQDLKRKEKKRDEMMALRPVRQSIVQFQEKELPELRNRLQTVNREIERLKGDVEEQETLLATLMSEEETAKACLQDISLMDRYLMDLKELERKLAQQAAKLQGVDLTRTVQQVSQEKQETQHKLDTTSSKMELKRKLIQDQQDQIQVLKGAVNETRAEKLQLSSDMQKQQQLEEQCVEFTTEIQALTRDIREAKEQLSPLAAALEKLQQERLELVERKRQRQEEGQEKINAIKEKVKAISTLERDITKYVDDSKDEYKEQKESELQETNTQLHEAEKYKDKINKEMGNIRQDIDTQKVQERWLQDNLTLRKRMEELKELVAKREALMKDMGNMQVLQLRQERREADRKLEDLKKNRSIALGRQKGFEEEILHHRKELREDQYDKADERYKNKMITMRTTELVIKDLDLYYKALDQTIMKFHSMKMDEINKIIRDLWRSTYRGQDIEYVEIRSDVDENSSAGVRRRVYNYRVVMVKGDTALDMRGRCSAGQKVLASLIIRLALAETFCLNCGILALDEPTTNLDRDNIESLAHALVEIIKSRSRQRNFQLLIITHDEDFVELLGRSSYIEHFYRIRKNQDQNSEITKCSITSLSSYLQ; from the exons ATGTCAAAGATAGATAAGATGAGCATCCTAGGGGTGAGGAGCTTTGGGATTGAGGATAAAGACAAACAGGTCATCTCTTTCTTCACTCCGCTGACTGTGCTGGTTGGACCCAACGGAGCAGGGAAAACG ACTATTATTGAGTGCCTTAGGTATGCAACAGCAGGTGAACTTCCACCTGGATCTAAAGGAGGTGCATTTGTTCATGATCCAAAG GACGCCCATGAGACGGATGTGAGAGCACAGATTCGACTCTTATTCTCCGACGTCAATGGAGAGAAAGTGACTATTCATCGCTCCATGTCCTGCACTCAGAAGGCAAAGAACTACTCTTTCAAAAGCTTGGAGCAGGTCATTACCAGAATAAA AGATGGTGAGAAAGTGAGCTTGTCATCAAAGTGTGGCGAACTGGATCGGGAGATGATTTCTTCACTGGGTGTGTCGAAGCCTGTGCTGAATCACGTCATCTTTTGTCACCAAGAAGAGTCTAACTGGCCACTTAGCGAGGGCAAAGCACTCAAAGACAAGTTTGACTCCATCTTCGCTGCAACCAA GTATATCAAAGCTCTGGAGACGATGCGTCAGCTGCGTCTCAAACAGAGTCACACAGTCAAAGAGTGTCAGGTGGAGCTGCGCTACCTGAAGCAGAACAAGGAGAAAGCCCAGCAGATTAGAGAGACCGTGGCCACCAAGGAGGCTCAGCTGATAGCTTCTAGAGACAGCATCCAGCAGATAGAGAGCCAGATTGATCCACTGGAG AATCGACTGACAGATATTGACATGAAACTGGGGAAAGTGATGAAGCTGGACAACGACATCAAGGCTTTAGACAGCAGGAAGAAACAGATGGAGGAGGACAACAAGGAGCTGGAGGGAACAATGGaacag GTGTTCCAGGGTTCAGACGAGCAGCTACAGGATATTTACCAGAACCACCAGAGGACGGTGAGGGAGAAGGAGCGGAGGCTGACAGACTGCCAGAAGGAGCTGGAGAGAGCTGGTCGGGAGTGTCAGAGACTCAACAGAGTCAAGGCTGATCTGCTGGTAGAACAAG GTCGTCTACAGCTAGAAGCTGACCGTCACTCTCAAAACATCAAGAACCGCGACACTCAG GTCCGCTCTTTGTCTTCCTATCTGGAGATGGAGGGTTACGACCGACCACCGTTCACCACTCTTCAGCTTGATAGCTTTCATCGTCACGTCACACAGAGACTGGAGCAGGAAAAAGAGACAGCCAGTCAGGTTATG GCAGACCTGCAGGAAAAggagcagcagaagcagcagtCCATTGATGAAATGAGGGATAAGAAGACGGGCCTGGAGAGAACCGTGGAGTTGAAGAGAGACCTGCAGGGAAAGAAGCAGCAAGAACTAAGAAACATCAGGGCAGAGCTGCAGAGGCTGGAGGGTTCGTCTAGCCGACTGCAAGAACTGGAGAATGAACTGGCTAAAGTG gagCGTGAGCTGCAGAGTGCAGTTCAGAGCTCAAACGTGGAGGAGCTGAAGGCCGAGGTCGTTGAGCTCCAGAGAGAAAAGGCTGAACTTGACCACGCACAGAGACAGCTCGACCAAGAGATGGAGTtgctcaacacacacaccaccgcACGCACTCAGGTGGACATGCTGAAAAAGGACAAG ACAGAGAAGGAGGAGCAGGTTCGTAAGATCAAGTCTCGTCACAGCGAGGATCTGGTGTCATTGCTTGGCCACTTTCCCAACAAGAGAGAGCTGGAAGACTGGATCTATGCCAAGTCTAAGGAAATCAACAATACCAGGGACAGACTTGCCAAACTCAA TAAGGACCTGGCATCAAGTGAGCAGAATAAAAGCCACATTGCTGCTGAGGTACGAAAGAAGGAGCAGCAGCTAGTCATCGACGAAGAGAAATTCTTCAGTGTGTGTGGCAGTCAGGATCTGGAGCAGGACCTGGGCAAACTGCGAGAAGATCTGGAGAAGATCTCCAAACAAAGAG CCATGCTAGCCGGAGCTACAGCAGTGTACACCCAGTTCATCAGCCAGCTGACGGAGGAGAGAGAGCCCTGCTGCCCTGTGTGCCAGCGGACGTTCCCCTCAGAATCTGATCTGCAGGAAGTTATCAGTGACATGCAGTCCAAACTACGCCTGGTGCCAGACAAGCTGAAAAACACAGAGCAGGACCtgaagaggaaggagaagaaaagagatgaGATGATGGCTCTCAGACCTGTCAG GCAGTCCATTGTACAGTTTCAGGAAAAGGAGTTGCCTGAGTTGAGAAACCGCCTGCAGACTGTGAACAGAGAAATCGAGAGGCTAAAGGGCGATGTGGAGGAGCAGGAGACTCTGCTTGCTACCCTGATGTCAGAGGAGGAAACGGCCAAGGCTTGTCTGCAGGACATATCTCTCATGGACAGATACCTG ATGGACCTTAAAGAGTTGGAGAGGAAATTGGCTCAGCAGGCAGCCAAACTCCAGGGAGTAGACCTGACCAGAACCGTCCAGCAAGTCAGTCAGGAGAAACAAGAAACTCAGCACAAGTTAGATACCA CCTCCAGCAAGATGGAGCTGAAGCGTAAGCTGATCCAGGACCAGCAGGATCAGATTCAGGTTTTGAAAGGTGCTGTGAATGAGACCAGAGCAGAGAAACTCCAGCTGAGCAGTGATATgcagaaacagcagcagctggaggagCAGTGTGTCGAGTTCACCACTGAAATACAGGCCTTAACCAGGGATATCAGG GAAGCAAAGGAACAGCTGTCCCCTTTGGCTGCTGCTCTGGAGAAGCTGCAACAAGAGAGGCTGGAGTTGGTGGAGCGCAAGAGGCAGAGGCAGGAAGAGGGGCAGGAGAAG ATCAATGCCATTAAAGAGAAAGTGAAGGCGATCAGCACCTTGGAAAGAGACATCACCAAATACGTCGATGACAGCAAAGACGAATACAAAGAG CAAAAAGAGTCTGAGCTTCAAGAAACCAACACTCAGCTCCATGAGGCTGAGAAGTATAAAGACAAGATCAACAAGGAGATGGGAAACATCCGTCAGGACATAGACACTCAAAAG gTCCAGGAGCGCTGGCTGCAAGACAACCTGACCTTGAGGAAACGTATGGAGGAGTTGAAGGAGCTTGTGGCTAAGCGTGAGGCTCTAATGAAAGACATGGGCAACATGCAAGTCTTGCAGCTACGCCA AGAACGTCGTGAAGCGGATCGCAAGTTGGAAGATCTGAAGAAGAACCGCAGTATTGCACTGGGTCGTCAAAAAGGTTTCGAGGAGGAGATACTGCATCATAG AAAAGAGCTGCGAGAAGATCAGTATGACAAAGCTGATGAGCGCTACAAAAACAAGATGATCACAATGAGGACAACAGAGCTGGTCATTAAAGACCTGGATCTCTACTACAAGGCCCTTGATCA AACCATCATGAAATTCCACAGCATGAAGATGGATGAGATCAACAAGATTATCAGAGACCTATGGCGCAGCACCTACAGGGGTCAAG ACATTGAGTACGTGGAGATCAGGTCTGATGTGGATGAAAACTCGTCTGCTGGAGTCAGGCGGAGGGTTTACAACTACAGAGTAGTTATGGTGAAAGGAGACACGGCTTTGGATATGAGAGGACGCTGCAGTGCTGGTCAGAAG GTGTTGGCGTCCCTGATCATCCGTCTAGCTCTGGCAGAGACCTTCTGTCTGAACTGTGGGATCCTGGCCCTGGATGAGCCCACCACCAACTTGGACCGAGACAACATTGAGTCACTGGCACACGCCCTCGTAGa AATCATCAAGAGTCGCTCTCGCCAGCGTAACTTCCAGCTTCTGATCATCACCCACGACGAGGACTTTGTGGAGCTTCTGGGTCGGTCCAGCTACATTGAGCATTTCTACCGCATCCGTAAGAACCAGGACCAGAACTCTGAGATCACAAAGTGCAGCATCACCTCCCTCTCATCCTATCTCCAGTGA